A genomic window from Gracilinanus agilis isolate LMUSP501 chromosome X, AgileGrace, whole genome shotgun sequence includes:
- the C1GALT1C1 gene encoding C1GALT1-specific chaperone 1 yields MLFESSSFLKGMMLGSIFCALVTMLGHIRIGHENISHHEHHHLQALSKEDFLKISEAERMELVKSVRVYCMILVKPKDVGRWAAVKDTWTKHCDKVEFFCTESIKVFESINLETNDMWTMMRKAYRYAYDNYKDEYNWFFLARPTTFAVIENLKFFLLKRDATQPFYIGHTIKYGELEYVDIEGGIVLSIESMKRLKHLLSDPQKCPEQGSMIWKVSEDKQLAVCLKYSGVFAENAEDSEGKDVFNTKSIGFLIKEAMSNNPQQVVEGCCSDMAVTFNDLAPNQMHVMMYGVYRLRAYGHTFHDALVFLPPNGSDND; encoded by the coding sequence atgctttttgaaagcAGTTCATTTTTGAAGGGTATGATGCTTGGAAGCATCTTCTGTGCTTTGGTTACTATGCTAGGACACATTAGGATTGGTCACGAAAATATAAGTCATCATGAGCACCATCACCTTCAAGCACTTAGCAAAGAAGACTTTTTGAAAATTTCTGAGGCTGAACGCATGGAACTTGTTAAGAGTGTTCGTGTATACTGTATGATTCTTGTCAAACCCAAAGATGTGGGTCGTTGGGCTGCCGTGAAAGACACTTGGACCAAACACTGTGACAAAGTAGAATTCTTCTGTACCGAAAGTATTAAGGTGTTTGAGTCAATTAATCTTGAAACAAATGACATGTGGACAATGATGAGAAAAGCATACAGATATGCCTATGATAACTATAAAGACGAATACAACTGGTTCTTCCTTGCCCGCCCTACCACGTTTGCTGTAATTGAAAATCTAAAGTTTTTCTTGTTGAAAAGAGACGCAACCCAACCATTTTATATAGGCCATACTATAAAATATGGAGAGCTTGAGTATGTGGATATTGAAGGAGGAATTGTCTTAAGTATAGAATCAATGAAAAGACTTAAACACCTTCTCAGTGACCCCCAAAAGTGTCCTGAACAAGGAAGTATGATCTGGAAGGTATCCGAAGATAAGCAGCTAGCAGTCTGCTTGAAGTATTCTGGAGTGTTTGCAGAAAATGCAGAAGATTCCGAAGGAAAAGATGTATTTAACACTAAATCAATTGGGTTTCTCATTAAAGAGGCAATGTCTAATAACCCCCAGCAAGTAGTAGAGGGATGCTGTTCAGACATGGCTGTCACTTTTAATGATCTGGCTCCAAACCAGATGCACGTGATGATGTATGGTGTGTATCGGCTTAGGGCATATGGACACACTTTTCATGACGCATTAGTTTTCTTACCTCCAAATGGGTCAGACAATGACTGA
- the MCTS1 gene encoding malignant T-cell-amplified sequence 1, with translation MKRREVEEEIGILFDEKESVINCIQLKNSVIKGIKNQLTSLFPEIKPWLNQIIPKKDLIKIVRCHEHIEILTVNGELLFFRQREGPFLPTLRLLHKYPFILPHQQVDKGAIKYVLSGANIMCPGLTSPGAKLSPAEADTIVAVMAEGKQHALSVGIMKMSSEEIKKVNKGIGIENVHYLNDGLWHMKTYK, from the exons ATGAAGCGCAGAGAAGTGGAGGAAGAAATTGGAATCCT ATTTGATGAAAAGGAGAGTGTAATAAACTGTATCCAGCTGAAAAACTCAGTTATCAAGGGCATTAAGAACCAACTGACAAGTCTCTTTCCAGAGATTAAACCATGGCTTAACCAAATTATTCCAAAGAAAGACCTCATCAAAATTGTCCGCTG CCATGAACATATTGAAATCCTCACTGTAAATGGAGAATTACTGTTTTTCAGGCAAAGAGAAGGACCTTTTCTTCCAACACTAAGATTACTCCATAAAT atccttttattcttccacaCCAGCAAGTTGATAAAGGAGCCATCAAATATGTACTAAGTGGAGCAAACATTATGTGTCCAGGCTTAACTTCTCCAGGAGCCAAGCTTTCCCCAGCTGAAGCTGACACTATTGTT GCCGTAAtggcagaaggaaaacaacatgcaCTCTCTGTTGGTATCATGAAGATGTCTTCAGAAGAAAT CAAGAAAGTCAACAAAGGGATTGGTATTGAAAATGTCCATTATTTAAATGATGGCCTTTGGCACATGAAGACATATAAGTGA